The genomic segment tccaccctggaaaaaatgggactgtcCATAttcgatttgaaggcgacctcaatgatgtTGTATGTGTTTTCGGGTGAAGGAACATCAGCCATAGGGATAATCAAACTAGTGGTGACATTGGAAGAAGAGTCGCAAACTGTCTCCAAAATACTCAAGTTCGTTGTAATCGAATGTTCggccgcatacaatgcgattttgggccgacccgcGCTGATGGCATTCAAAGCCATAACATCGATCCAACAtctggcaatgaaattcccctcagcttcggggatatgcacagtcagaggagatcagcttgctgccagagaatgctatagcatttctatgatgggaaagtcacaactcgGGCAACAGGCGATGGTCATAAGtgagggaggtgaggagtcccaggaagtagaagtcactcatgggatggaagaacctcaagaagaagCTGGTGAGGTCGTCCAACGTGACGACATTGATCCGTAGATAGGCAAAGATAGGTcagagctcaaagccatagaagagctcgaggaagtaaacatcaaccccaaagaagcttcaagagttgtaaaaattggaaaaaatcttgaagacaaaagaaaggagctggtcaattttttatggaagaacctggatgtttttgcctggtcatacgaggatatggtgggaatcagttcgagtataataatgcacgcattaaacttggacaagaacgttcctgcaaaatcccaaaaatgaaggcttttgggaaTAGTACGAGCTGAAGcgctagaggaagaagtagcttggtTACTAATATGcgggtttatcagggaagcaaaatacccgatctgagTTGCCAATcttgtgctggtcccgaagccaaatgagAAATagagaacctgtatcgacttctccgatcacTACACCAAAAACTACTTTCCACAACACATAATTATAAGTCttttgaaaatgtattataatatatactatgtaaaaagtggtaaagtaatagaaataaaatataaaaaaagaacCAGCCTACCCCGATACCTTTTTTCCCATTCTCCTTCTCGTCTCTTTCTCTTCCCTTCGCCCTAGCCGCCACTCCCGTAACCACCATCATCCTCAACTCCGACCACCTAACCACCATCCTCACAACCCTTTTTCTTCGAGCCAAGCTCCAAATCTCAGGCACCCGTGAACCCAACCCCCGAACCAAGTGACCCCAGGTGCGAGCCCATCTCTGCGTGCCTTCGACCCAATGCGACTTCCATTCGTGGGCCACCACCAGGCGCGATTCTGCACCCGTTTTGCTGTAGAGCCCCGAGTGTGCACCAAGCGAGGGCCTAGATTCCAAAAGCCTAGGTGCGATTCTGCACCCGTTCCGCTGTAGAGCCCCGTTTCTGATGTTCCAGAGAAAACAATCATCTTATAACTCTTCGGTCAGTACTACTTCCTctctcttcttttttattttctctctttatctcTTTCTGTTTGGTTCTCGAGGAACTATGGAAATTGGTAAgtgagaaaggaaaaaaaaaactcagaccTTTATGAGCTAAATCCAAATGCTCTTTCCCTTCTCTATGTTTCTTAGATATCTAACCCTCAATTACAGTTAACAGAGTTGGCAAGTTTTATAATTCAATTCTCAATCtcaatttcaattttaatttgtattatatattttgagaaaatttgaataataataataataataacaataataagtTTTTACTATTAATGTAGGATGAGAAGTTTGAGATTCGGAAAGAGATGTACAGGGGTCAACAGTATAGTCAGATTTACTTTGCTCGTCTTCACATGTTGAGGACTATTCTCTATTCCCTTACTCCTAATTGGAAACCTCATTTACCAGGTCCTTGCAAATTCTAAGACTAATTTCAAAAGAGGTTTAGTTGTGttgtaatagttttttttttgcttCAATCTTGTATATGCGTTGTGGTTGCATGTTTATtttgatttgggttttatttttattactacTTTGTAGGTTTTTGATGTTTAGTTCTGTAGATGTTTAGCTATCCGTTCGAGCTATGGCTTTCATAAATCTTGTTCTCCTGTTGAGTTTTACAGTACGTGTTGTTTTGGAATTAGAAGAGGGGAAGCAATGCATAGTTGTTGGAACCTTGTACAAGCACATGAAACTTAAACCTTCAATTCTTGAGGAGTACTCTAAGGAGGTATAGTTGTTGCTTGTATTGGTGCATATATTTTGATACATGATCATTGGATTTGAATAAGAATGGAATATTTGGAAAGTAAAAGTCTGCAATCTTTCTGTTTACAGAGAACTGTTGCCCCACTTGTCAAGGTACATAATTTTATGCACACAGATGATTACCTTGTCTTAGAAGATGAAAGTGGAAGAGTTAAGCTTAGTGGCCATGCTCTTTCACCTCCTGTTTATGTTACAGGTAATTTTCATGAACAAAGTATTAGAATAGAGTATGAAATATTTTGTTGATTTCATTCGGTATGCCTTTTAAAATTGTTAACTTTTGATTAACATGATACTTTGATAGGGGTGGTTGTTGTTTTGCATGGAAAAGCAGGACCTGGTGATTTCGATGTTGAAGATGTTTTGGAAGTTGGCCTACCTCCACAAATTGAGAGATCACTTAAATCAAGTATAATCTCTTAATTTGCCTAATGTTCGTTAGAACTCTGTGCATGGTCTTTTTTTCTCATAGATAGGACATAAGAAGTAGAATCATGTAATTCAAGCCAATAAAGAAACAGTTGAGTCATACCGTTGCTATGAAATATGACCATTGGTTTCACTCCTTGCAGAAGAAGACATATATGTTGTTTTTGTATCTGGGTTGCGAGTTGGAAGTGGCAATTCTAACCCTCTCCAGTTTCAGCTTCTTGTTGATCACATTACTGGACATCTAGGAGATGAAGAGGTTCATTTTATATTATCTATCTAATTTAATGTAGCTCAAAAATTGACAAATTTTTGGCATACTAACTTTCTAGAGCTAAAAAATGAACAGGAACAAGGTATTGCAGCACAAATAGTTCAAGTTGTAATTGCTGGAAATTCATTTGAAATTGCTCGAGAACTTCTTAATGGACAGGTGAGGAATGTTAGATGTGTACTAGACATATTTTTACCAATTTTTGAATTGTTATATACAACTTCCTATATTGAAAACAAGATATCTTTATAGTTAGTATTGAATAAACTCGGCTGTAGAAAAATGCAGGTAAACGTAAGTTGTGTGCCTCGTATATCTAGGCCTTCCTAATGTTTATATGAAATTTGGCACTTTGTTTTATATTACTATGTTCTCATTTTTTACCTTCTCCCAGTTGTGTTCTTTGATAGTGTCAAGATTTATTACATTGAATTGCTTACAATACAGTACCTTTTCTGGTCTTTATTTATATATTGCAGACTTTGGCTTCAAAGGATCAATCAAGGTTATCCGAGCCTATTAAAGAGCTGGGTATCTTGTTGACCCAGGTTCTTTTGTTCTTCTGAGTGTAAACttacttccttttttttttttttttgaggaaaaGAAGAACTTTATAATCAACTATCACAAAACAGATACAAGGCTAACAGTAGCTAACAGCTACAGCAAACAGCAAGAAGGAAGAGTTAAAGGGAATTTATAAGGCCAATTAcatctctttctcttttcttAGCCTTGATACAATTAATTCCCTTAACTCTAGCTTTGATAGCTAATTTTATAGATGAACTAACTACCATCACTGAGCTACAACACAAATCAAACACACACCTATTTCTATTACACCAAACTGAGTAATAAGCTGCTGAAAGTATAGCATTCCAAACCAAAGACAGCAGGTCTGAACAGACATTGGTGCTCCAAATCTTCCAGGCTTCAATGGTAAGAGGCCAGCCCCTAAAACCGGACCAGGAACTAACTTCTTGCTGAATTTTCTTAGTGAAAGTGCAGTCAAAAAAGAGGTGTTGATGGGACTCAGTGACACTTTCACAAACCGGGCAGAAATAGGAGGCCAGCTCCATAATTTTCCCAAGACTATCTCGAGTAAGAAGATGTTCATTTATCACTTGCCAGGAAATGAATCTA from the Humulus lupulus chromosome X, drHumLupu1.1, whole genome shotgun sequence genome contains:
- the LOC133806758 gene encoding DNA polymerase delta small subunit-like; amino-acid sequence: FTVRVVLELEEGKQCIVVGTLYKHMKLKPSILEEYSKERTVAPLVKVHNFMHTDDYLVLEDESGRVKLSGHALSPPVYVTGVVVVLHGKAGPGDFDVEDVLEVGLPPQIERSLKSKEDIYVVFVSGLRVGSGNSNPLQFQLLVDHITGHLGDEEEQGIAAQIVQVVIAGNSFEIARELLNGQTLASKDQSRLSEPIKELGILLTQVLLFF